The proteins below are encoded in one region of Drosophila santomea strain STO CAGO 1482 chromosome 3R, Prin_Dsan_1.1, whole genome shotgun sequence:
- the LOC120452722 gene encoding cytochrome c1, heme protein, mitochondrial, producing the protein MANKFRNLNSKLFQLARSSIQRTSVRPRMSFPGRESGFTGNRKVLGALGALTGTAGLLIYALESSVDASSDCVHPAHQHWNHKGLLSALDKESVRRGYTVYKEVCSSCHSLQYMAYRNLVGVCMTEAEAKAEAEAITVRDGPNDEGEYYERPGKLSDHFPSPYANEEAARSANNGSYPPDLSYIVSARKGGEDYVFSLLTGYCEPPAGFALRDGLYFNPYFSGGAIAMGKVIDNEVVSYEDPNVPASAAQIAKDICVFLKWTSEPESDERRLLLIKVTLISAFLIGISYYIKRFKWSTLKSRKIFFIPELEAQAKREAEEAAKAAKKAKQQECNKCENQNEKQD; encoded by the coding sequence atggccaacaaattCCGGAATCTGAACAGCAAACTGTTCCAGTTGGCCAGGAGCAGCATCCAGCGGACATCGGTGCGTCCGCGGATGAGTTTTCCGGGACGTGAAAGCGGCTTTACCGGAAATCGCAAGGTGTTGGGCGCCTTGGGAGCCCTAACCGGAACAGCGGGGCTACTGATCTACGCCCTGGAAAGCAGCGTGGATGCCTCCTCGGACTGCGTGCATCCGGCCCATCAGCACTGGAACCACAAAGGGCTTTTGTCCGCCTTGGACAAGGAGAGCGTGCGCCGAGGATACACCGTTTACAAGGAGGTCTGCTCCTCCTGCCACTCCTTGCAGTACATGGCCTATCGCAACCTGGTGGGCGTGTGCATGACGGAGGCGGAGGCCAAGGCCGAGGCGGAGGCCATTACCGTGCGGGATGGCCCCAATGATGAGGGCGAGTACTACGAGCGTCCGGGCAAGCTGTCCGATCATTTCCCCTCTCCGTATGCCAACGAGGAGGCGGCCCGTTCCGCCAACAATGGCTCCTATCCGCCGGATCTCAGCTACATTGTGTCGGCTCGCAAGGGCGGCGAGGACTACGTGTTCTCCCTGCTTACCGGTTACTGTGAGCCGCCGGCTGGATTTGCCCTACGCGACGGACTGTACTTCAATCCGTACTTCTCGGGCGGAGCCATTGCCATGGGCAAGGTAATCGACAATGAGGTTGTCTCCTATGAAGATCCAAATGTGCCCGCATCGGCCGCTCAAATCGCCAAGGATATATGCGTCTTCCTTAAGTGGACTTCTGAACCGGAGTCCGATGAACGTCGCCTGCTGCTCATCAAGGTTACGCTGATTTCGGCCTTTCTCATCGGCATTTCCTACTACATCAAGCGTTTCAAGTGGTCAACGCTCAAGTCTCGCAAGATCTTCTTTATACCCGAACTGGAGGCCCAGGCCAAAAGGGAGGCGGAGGAGGCCGCCAAAGCGGCGAAGAAGGCCAAGCAGCAGGAGTGCAACAAGTGCGAGAACCAGAACGAGAAGCAGGACTAA
- the LOC120452723 gene encoding guanosine-3',5'-bis(diphosphate) 3'-pyrophosphohydrolase MESH1 codes for MATYPSAKFMECLQYASFKHRQQRRKDPQETPYVNHVINVSTILSVEACITDEAVLMAALLHDVVEDTDASFEDVEKLFGADVCGLVREVTDDKSLEKQERKRLQIENAAKSSCRAKLIKLADKLDNLRDLQVNTPTGWTQERREQYFIWAKKVVDNLRGTNANLELKLDEIFRQRGLL; via the exons ATGGCCACGTATCCATCTGCCAAATTCATGGAGTGCCTGCAGTATGCGTCTTTTAAGCACCGCCAGCAGCGGCGCAAG GACCCTCAGGAAACTCCTTATGTGAATCATGTGATCAATGTGAGCACTATCCTGTCCGTGGAAGCCTGCATCACAGACGAGGCAGTCCTAATGGCTGCACTTCTTCATGATGTCGTGGAGGATACGGACGCTTCTTTCGAGGATGTGGAGAAACTCTTTGGAGCGGACGTTTGTGGACTAGTGAGGGAGGTGACGGACGACAAGTCCTTGGAGAAGCAGGAGAGAAAACGcctgcaaattgaaaatgcagcCAAGAGCAGCTGTAGAGCAAAGCTCATTAAGCTGGCCGACAAACTGGATAACCTAAGGGATCTGCAAGTCAACACACCGACAGGATGGACACAG GAACGTCGTGAACAGTACTTCATTTGGGCCAAGAAGGTGGTGGACAATCTGCGAGGAACCAACGCCAACCTGGAACTCAAGCTGGACGAAATCTTCCGCCAACGTGGCCTTTTGTAG
- the LOC120452721 gene encoding probable phosphoserine aminotransferase — MVINFAAGPAKLPEEVLKEVQENLVNCNGSGISVMEMSHRSSNYAKIHDAAINDLRELLNVPSNYKILLMQGGGTGQFAAVALNLIGKTGSADYVITGSWSAKAAKEAAQYGTVNAVLPKLAKYTTVPRQETWKLDPNASYVYYCDNETVEGVEFDFVPEVPAGVPLVADMSSNFLSRPFDVSKFGVIYAGAQKNIGPAGTTVIIVREDLIGKHLKITPSILNFEQMDKNNSLLNTPPTFGIYVMGLVFKWIKRNGGVAGMAKLAAAKSKLIYDTINQSNGFYYCPVDVNVRSRMNVPFRIGSASGDDALEKEFLTKAEAEGMIQLKGHRSVGGIRASLYNAVTLAETQQLANLMLAFYKNNKN, encoded by the exons ATGGTTATCAACTTCGCCGCCGGTCCAGCCAAGTTGCCCGAAGAG GTACTGAAAGAGGTGCAGGAAAACCTTGTCAACTGCAATGGCAGCGGCATCTCGGTCATGGAGATGTCCCATCGCTCCAGCAACTATGCCAAGATCCACGATGCGGCCATCAACGATCTTCGTGAGCTCCTGAACGTGCCCAGCAACTACAAGATCCTGCTGATGCAGGGCGGCGGCACCGGACAGTTTGCTGCAGTGGCTCTGAACTTGATTGGCAAAACCGGCTCAGCTGATTATGTAATCACCGGCTCCTGGTCGGCCAAGGCGGCCAAGGAGGCGGCGCAGTACGGCACTGTGAATGCGGTGCTGCCAAAGCTGGCCAAATATACAACTGTTCCGAGGCAGGAGACTTGGAAGCTGGACCCCAATGCCTCGTATGTCTACTACTGCGACAATGAGACCGTCGAGGGCGTGGAGTTTGACTTTGTGCCCGAGGTTCCGGCCGGTGTGCCACTGGTGGCCGACATGTCCTCCAACTTTCTGTCGCGTCCCTTCGATGTCTCCAAGTTTGGCGTGATCTATGCTGGAGCCCAGAAGAATATCGGACCAGCGGGCACCACAGTGATCATTGTCAGGGAAGATTTGATCGGCAAGCACTTGAAGATCACGCCCTCCATCCTGAACTTTGAGCAAATGGACAAGAACAACTCCCTGCTGAATACTCCGCCAACCTTTGG CATCTATGTGATGGGCCTGGTTTTCAAGTGGATCAAGCGCAACGGAGGAGTCGCTGGAATGGCCAAGCTGGCGGCGGCAAAGTCCAAGCTCATTTACGACACAATCAACCAGTCGAATGGTTTCTATTACTGCCCAGTGGATGTCAATGTGCGTTCGAGGATGAATGTGCCCTTCCGCATTGGCAGTGCCAGTGGAGATGATGCCCTCGAGAAGGAGTTCCTGACCAAAGCTGAGGCGGAGGGCATGATCCAGTTGAAGGGCCATCGCTCGGTGGGCGGCATTCGGGCCTCCCTCTACAATGCTGTAACGCTGGCGGAGACCCAACAGTTGGCCAATCTGATGCTGGCCTTTTAcaagaacaataaaaattaa
- the LOC120452558 gene encoding putative defense protein 3 has protein sequence MKDRFNWMSLELILLIGAAVAFPDGAPADTCVKQRANQPNHGKARSQPAHSNPYEVVADAQTYHPGQQISVVIYPHSDQSTVFRGFFLQARDANSNEWIGEWVQSENTKTIPECSAITHSDNRDKLGAKLIWKAPQNKRGHVYFTGTVLQEYGTFWSDIVNKVQAERQ, from the exons ATGAAGGATCGTTTCAACTGGATGTCGCTGGAGCTGATCCTGCTGATTGGCGCCGCCGTCGCCTTTCCGGACGGAGCTCCGGCGGACACGTGCGTAAAGCAGCGGGCCAATCAGCCGAATCACGGCAAGGCTAGAAGTCAACCGGCCCACTCGAATCCCTACGAGGTGGTGGCCGATGCCCAGACCTACCATCCCGGCCAGCAGATATCGGTGGTCATCTATCCGCACTCGGATCAGAGCACCGTCTTCCGGGGATTCTTCCTGCAGGCGCGCGATGCCAACTCGAACGAGTGGATTGGGGAGTGGGTGCAGAGCGAGAACACCAAGACCATTCCGGAGTGCTCGGCCATCACGCACTCGGACAACCGGGACAAGTTGGGCGCCAAGCTCATCTGGAAGGCGCCCCAAAATAAGCGGGGACATGTCTACTTCAC GGGCACTGTGCTACAGGAGTACGGAACCTTTTGGAGCGACATTGTGAACAAGGTGCAGGCGGAGCGGCAATAA